The genomic window taaggatggtaatggattcactgaaatttaagtagagaaaatgctgtagttaaatgaattcctctgagaaagggagtctccctcaggcctgattagccagctttaatacaggtgctggctactaaggagctctgagattggaggggaggAAATcggaatgagccaatggggagagaggatgaacagagggtggttgcaaggaactatgggaaatgaagttttgacctggccaggctactgaccctaattaaagggacaggtgggtgagacttacacccacattatgtagcatgggaattgctacaaggtTAACTCTTATATTAGTCTTTTATGTTGATAGGGGGTTCGTCCCTGGTATGCCCTGATTTCCTCTCTGTGAAACACTAACCTGCGGTAGAAGGGCATGGGGATGGCAAAGAGCAAGGCCAGGCTCCAGATGAGCAGCAGGATCTTCAGCAGGGCCCTCTTGGTGCGAAGCTGCTGAGACAGGAAGGGGCGGGACACAGCCAGGAAGCGGTCGAGGCTCATGGCGGTTATCTGGAAGATGGAGGCGTACATGTTGACACTGCAGAGGTAATGAACCAGCTTGCAGAAGGACGAGCCAAACTCCCATCCCCGTCCCCCGACCAAGTAGCGTATGAAGAAGGGAGCGCTGAGCAGGACCAGGGTGTCGGCCACGGCCAGATTCAACACCAGCAGGCAGGTGACTGAGTGACAAGCCACACGGCACAGCACCGTCCACACCACAAACAGGTTCCCTGGGAAACCCAGAACAAACGCCAAGCCCAGGAAGAGAGTGCCCACTATCTCAGAGGAGccaagggaggaggaggaggagggagggcgAGAGGTGAGGGAGGGGAAGGGAGAAGAGGAGATGTTCATGGTTTGATGGCGATCTGGAATGAGGCTGGGAATCCTGCAAAGGGATAAAGAAGAGAATGTTACCTCAGTGTTACAATCCTCTATAAAAATGTGCCATGGTACTTGTAACAttggattttggaacaaggtatgaTATATCAGTGTGATCAGTACAATGGTATTGTATAATCCATCCATTCATTGTCATAACTGCTTAATCCTTTAGAAGtttgcggtgagccggagcctaaccgggcagacacagggcgcaaggcgggactacaccctggacgagacgccagtccatcgcagggcaccacacacacatacagagggcaatttagagagaccaatcaacctgaacagcatgtctttggactgtgggaggaaatcGGAGTACCCGGAAAAAAACCCACaatgcgaacacggggagaacatgcaaactccacacagacagacccctgaagCCTGAATCGAAGCCAGGACTCTGGAGCTGTGAggaggcagcagtgctaaccaccacaccaccgtGCTGCCCGgtactgtataatgtatgtatatattctgTACCATCAATGTACACTACTGTATAATGTTACtatagggtcgtgggttcaatcccaggtgggggacacattgctgctgtacccttgagcaaggtactttacctaaattgctccagtaaaaactgtataaatgggtaattctatataaaaaaataataatgtaataaaaaaataattgccctggataagggtgtctgctaagaaatgaataatactacattgctatatatatatacacacagacgtgctcaaatttgttggtacccttacagttcattgaaataatacttcattcctcctgaaaag from Acipenser ruthenus chromosome 57, fAciRut3.2 maternal haplotype, whole genome shotgun sequence includes these protein-coding regions:
- the LOC131724793 gene encoding leukotriene B4 receptor 1-like, producing the protein MNISSSPFPSLTSRPPSSSSSLGSSEIVGTLFLGLAFVLGFPGNLFVVWTVLCRVACHSVTCLLVLNLAVADTLVLLSAPFFIRYLVGGRGWEFGSSFCKLVHYLCSVNMYASIFQITAMSLDRFLAVSRPFLSQQLRTKRALLKILLLIWSLALLFAIPMPFYRRVSLKGGLEYCIPFHSDPKHMVFQYLMEILSFVVPFSIILFSSLYIFRKLRNTVFENKSKQIILPVVIAFSVFWMPYHIVNLIQVSGALAGEKSMNNSLLGAAETARPYVTAFAFFSSSVNPVLYAFIGRSYIRSDGINFIAIMLEQTNSELQGSRL